Proteins from one Nilaparvata lugens isolate BPH chromosome 10, ASM1435652v1, whole genome shotgun sequence genomic window:
- the LOC111055922 gene encoding annexin B10 yields the protein MFHMKNLCLIFLVFIPNVVYSAETSGSFLDKEKQNQANSGPSEVTHGHFNASADAKHLNDAVVGLGTDEDKIITVLTGRTNAQRQEIRKAYENLFHKDLIQDLKDDTSGNFEQVIVALMLEPHEFLANEVHRALYSILPKEATLAEILCTKSKNELHPIIHAYNKKHSTPVNPVSLRDDIEENIQESFRSFLKNIINEQTNLRADSGVNNDKQLIEQQLKSIPRDLDQCQPAENKVLFDMLSKESFEHIRNISALFEERNANYSRKMHDYVKDFCPEDMLTEAYLTVMYYASSPAEFYAHRLDGAMIGLGTNDHTLIRIIVGRSEIDIGQIKQVYKQLFNTTLEYSIEQETSGSYKKTLLKLIEK from the exons ATGTTTCATATGAAaaatttgtgtttaattttcttagTTTTCATTCCCAATGTAGTTTATTCAGCTGAAACATCAGGAAGTTTCCTT GACAAAGAGAAACAGAACCAGGCCAACTCTGGACCGTCAGAAGTCACCCATGGCCATTTCAATGCATCAGCTGACGCCAAGCATCTCAATGACGCAGTTGTTGGCTTGGGAACTGACGAGGACAAAATTATCACAGTTTTAACTGGTAGGACAAACGCACAAAGACAAGAGATAAGGAAGGCTTATGAGAACCTATTTCATAAG GATCTGATTCAGGACTTGAAAGACGATACTTCTGGAAACTTTGAACAGGTTATTGTGGCACTAATGCTGGAGCCTCATGAGTTTTTGGCGAATGAAGTTCACAGGGcgctctattctattctaccaaAAGAGGCAACTTTAGCAGAAATTCTTTGCACAAAGTCTAAAAATGAATTGCACCCCATCATTCACGCTTATAATAAGA AGCACAGCACGCCTGTGAATCCGGTGTCCCTGAGAGATGACATAGAGGAGAACATTCAAGAAAGCTTCAGATCATTTTTGAAGAACATCATCAACGAACAg ACAAATCTGAGAGCAGACTCCGGTGTCAACAATGATAAGCAACTCATTGAGCAGCAACTGAAGTCCATCCCCAGAGACTTGG ATCAATGTCAGCCAGCAGAAAACAAAGTTCTTTTCGACATGTTATCAAAAGAGAGTTTTGAGCACATCAGAAATATTTCAGCATTATTCGAGGAAAGAAACGCTAATTATTCCAGAAAAATGCATGATTATGTGAAGGATTTCTGCCCTGAAGATATGCTCACAGAAGCCTACTTGACAGTCA TGTACTATGCATCATCGCCTGCTGAGTTCTACGCCCACCGCTTGGATGGAGCCATGATTGGTCTGGGAACCAATGACCACACCCTCATCAGAATCATTGTTGGTCGCAGTGAAATCGATATTGGCCAAATAAAACAGGTTTATAAGCAGCTGTTCAATACCACTTTGGAATATTCGATTGAG CAAGAAACCTCAGGCAGCTATAAGAAGACTCTGCTcaaattgatagaaaaatga
- the LOC111055925 gene encoding neuferricin has product MLKMYASFTVLASILSFFCLFTHTQPYETMKDTVYTNLCTLIKSKIIHLIFLEQYLSCVSSEDPLNDSLVDVDGLYTAEELRKFSGTEDEKRLYLSILGEVFDVTKGQEYYAPGKGYHGFVGKDGSRAFVTGKFTEEGLVDDVLDLSHSDLVSLREWMKFYHETYKFKGKLIGRYYDEEGKPTGYFYKLQQKLAEAEKQKTVEEEIKMQYPPCNVDWDANTGSRVWCSQRSGGIERDWVGVPRKLYEIGSKQHRCACINNMGQSTDEDRDKRIGNIEEYEDCHPAATSCHVVM; this is encoded by the exons ATGCTAAAAATGTATGCTTCTTTCACCGTACTAGCGTCAATACTTTCATTTTTCTGTTTGTTTACGCACACTCAGCCCTATGAAACAATGAAAGATACTGTCTATACTAATCTTTGCACATTaataaaaagtaaaattattcatcttatATTTCTAGAACAATATTTATCTTGTGTAAGCTCAGAAGATCCCTTAAACGATTCCTTAGTTGATGTTGATGGTCTTTACACTGCTGAAGAGTTGAGAAAATTTTCTGGAACTGAAGACGAAAAGCGTTTATATCTCAGTATTTTGGGCGAAGTATTTGACGTTACTAAAGGTCAGGAGTATTATGCTCCTGGGAAAGGATATCATGGCTTTGTAG GGAAGGATGGAAGCCGCGCCTTTGTAACGGGGAAGTTCACTGAGGAAGGCCTAGTTGATGACGTTCTGGATCTAAGTCATAGTGATTTGGTGTCTCTTAGGGAATGGAtgaaattctatcatgagactTATAAGTTTAAAG GTAAACTCATCGGTAGATACTACGATGAAGAAGGGAAGCCAACAGGCTACTTCTACAAGCTGCAACAGAAACTTGCTGAAGCAGAGAAACAGAAAACTGTAGAAGAAGAGATTAAAATGCAGTATCCGCCCTGCAATGTTGATTGGGATGCGAACACCGGAAGCCGGGTGTGGTGCTCCCAAAGAAG TGGTGGCATTGAACGTGACTGGGTTGGAGTTCCGCGAAAGTTGTACGAAATCGGATCCAAACAGCATCGCTGCGCCTGCATTAATAATATGGGCCAATCAACAGATGAAGACCGGGATAAGAGAATTGGCAACATTGAAGAGTATGAAGATTGCCATCCTGCTGCTACAAGCTGTCATGTCGTCATGTAA